One part of the Marinobacter sp. M3C genome encodes these proteins:
- a CDS encoding beta-ketoacyl synthase N-terminal-like domain-containing protein, producing the protein MRRVVITGMGIVSSLGTDIKAVTKSLREVKSGIGFSEEARDNGLRSQICGQINLNLPELIDRKLWRFMCPAAGYAYLSTVEALTQSGLTDEQIRANTTGAIFGTGGASTVELMDAIDTHRAKGIRRVGPYRVPRTMGSSINASIATAFGITGVNYGITSACATSTHAVGHAADLIAMGRQDVMLAGGGDDIHWSLSMLFDAMGALSTKYNDTPEKASRTYDANRDGFVISGGGGTLVLEALEHAQARGANILAEVVGFGATSDGADMVAPSGEGAVRCMQQAMKNIDGEISYINTHGTSTPAGDITELKAIKQAFGDRIPPLSSTKALSGHALGAAGVHEAIYSLIMQRESFICPSANIENLDEGAEGYPVVREVRENQNLEYVMSNSFGFGGTNGSLVFKKF; encoded by the coding sequence ATGCGTCGCGTTGTAATCACCGGGATGGGCATTGTGTCTAGCCTTGGAACCGACATAAAAGCTGTAACCAAATCACTGCGGGAAGTGAAGTCCGGTATCGGCTTCAGCGAAGAAGCCCGCGATAACGGCCTACGCAGCCAGATTTGCGGTCAGATCAACCTGAACCTTCCAGAATTGATTGATCGCAAGCTGTGGCGCTTTATGTGCCCGGCTGCCGGCTATGCCTACCTGTCTACGGTCGAAGCCCTGACCCAGTCCGGCCTGACCGACGAGCAGATCCGCGCCAACACCACCGGGGCCATTTTCGGCACCGGTGGTGCATCTACCGTGGAGCTGATGGACGCCATCGACACCCATCGTGCAAAAGGCATTCGACGGGTGGGTCCTTACCGGGTGCCTCGCACCATGGGCAGCTCTATTAATGCCAGCATTGCCACGGCGTTCGGCATCACCGGTGTCAACTACGGCATTACGTCGGCCTGTGCCACCAGCACCCACGCGGTTGGCCACGCTGCAGATTTGATTGCTATGGGCCGCCAGGACGTCATGCTGGCCGGCGGTGGCGACGACATCCACTGGAGCCTGAGCATGTTGTTCGACGCCATGGGCGCGCTGTCCACCAAGTACAACGACACCCCGGAGAAAGCGTCGCGCACCTACGATGCTAACCGTGACGGTTTCGTGATTTCTGGCGGCGGCGGCACCCTGGTGCTGGAAGCTCTAGAACACGCACAAGCCCGCGGCGCCAACATTCTGGCGGAAGTCGTCGGCTTTGGCGCAACCTCTGATGGCGCCGATATGGTCGCCCCCAGCGGCGAGGGTGCAGTACGCTGCATGCAGCAGGCGATGAAAAACATCGACGGCGAAATCAGCTACATCAACACCCACGGCACCAGCACGCCGGCCGGCGACATCACCGAACTGAAAGCTATCAAGCAGGCCTTCGGTGACCGCATTCCGCCGCTGAGCTCTACCAAAGCACTGAGCGGCCACGCTCTGGGCGCGGCCGGCGTGCACGAAGCCATTTACAGCCTGATCATGCAGCGTGAAAGCTTTATTTGCCCATCAGCCAACATCGAAAATCTGGATGAAGGCGCAGAAGGTTATCCGGTCGTGCGCGAAGTGCGCGAAAACCAGAACCTGGAATATGTGATGAGCAACAGTTTCGGCTTTGGCGGCACCAACGGCAGCCTGGTGTTTAAAAAGTTCTAA
- the fabA gene encoding bifunctional 3-hydroxydecanoyl-ACP dehydratase/trans-2-decenoyl-ACP isomerase gives MDSNPYPNTFSKQDLIDCGHGELFKGAGMRLPIDEMLMFDRITHIGSEGGLYGKGGLTAELDINPDLWFFKVHFDSDPVMPGCLGLDAMWQLLGFYLAWTGGRGKGRALGSGDVKFFGQVLPNAKKVTYHLDFKRLIKRKLTMAIADGRMEVDGKEIYTAKDLRVGLFTSTDNF, from the coding sequence ATGGATTCCAACCCGTACCCCAATACGTTTAGCAAACAAGACCTGATCGACTGCGGTCACGGTGAATTGTTCAAGGGCGCTGGCATGCGCCTGCCCATTGATGAAATGCTGATGTTCGACCGCATCACCCATATTGGGAGCGAAGGCGGGCTTTACGGCAAAGGTGGCCTGACCGCAGAGCTGGATATCAATCCGGACCTGTGGTTCTTCAAGGTTCACTTTGACAGCGATCCCGTTATGCCGGGCTGCCTGGGGCTTGACGCCATGTGGCAGCTGCTCGGTTTCTACCTGGCATGGACCGGCGGCCGGGGCAAAGGCCGCGCGCTGGGTTCCGGTGACGTGAAATTCTTTGGCCAGGTTCTTCCTAATGCCAAAAAAGTCACTTACCATCTTGATTTTAAACGCCTTATAAAGCGCAAGCTAACCATGGCTATCGCTGACGGCCGCATGGAAGTGGACGGCAAGGAAATTTATACGGCCAAAGACCTACGGGTAGGCTTGTTCACCTCCACCGACAATTTTTAG
- a CDS encoding NnrS family protein, whose product MAIPTPSADRASIGQLFGYPFRIFFLSMALLVVVVLPVWVLQATGTLQLPLALPGVLWHQHEMLFGFLTAAIAGFLLTAVCTWTQTDRIHGLRLALLWGVWLAGRLLLAFGGDLPVWLVQGVNLAFLPLVMIDAGWRVWHARQKRQLMILVVLGLLWLMQIGFVTRLDPVYGYGALLMGLALISIVGGRITPAFTSGYLSRQGLSPTLVKNSAKLDMASVFAMIVLLAMLVSGWRTLAGVMAIVAAGIMLVRLYNWKGWLTHKEPLLWVLHLSILWVPVALVLLAGHLLLEWPSNAWAHAAGAGAIGCLIFGVIARVTLGHTGRPLVLPRGMVTAFVLIQLAAVARVLTAFNILGWHAGIGVSTLLWLIAFGIFLWRYTHILASPRPDGKIG is encoded by the coding sequence ATGGCGATTCCGACACCATCCGCCGACCGCGCCAGTATCGGTCAGCTGTTCGGTTACCCTTTTCGCATTTTCTTCCTGTCTATGGCTCTGCTGGTTGTTGTTGTGTTGCCAGTATGGGTGCTTCAGGCAACAGGCACGCTACAACTGCCACTAGCCTTGCCCGGGGTGCTATGGCACCAGCACGAAATGCTGTTCGGGTTCCTGACCGCCGCCATTGCGGGCTTTCTGCTAACGGCCGTATGCACCTGGACCCAGACCGATCGAATTCATGGGCTGCGCCTTGCTCTATTATGGGGTGTATGGCTTGCTGGCCGGCTATTGCTGGCATTTGGCGGTGATCTTCCCGTTTGGCTGGTGCAGGGTGTGAATCTGGCCTTTCTGCCGTTGGTGATGATCGATGCCGGCTGGCGTGTCTGGCACGCGCGGCAGAAACGCCAACTGATGATACTGGTGGTACTGGGCCTCTTATGGCTGATGCAAATCGGCTTCGTTACCCGTCTTGATCCGGTTTATGGCTACGGTGCACTGCTGATGGGCCTGGCCCTGATCAGTATTGTTGGCGGGCGGATCACACCGGCCTTCACCAGCGGTTATCTGAGCCGCCAGGGGCTGAGCCCTACGCTGGTGAAAAATTCGGCCAAACTGGATATGGCCAGCGTATTTGCGATGATTGTGCTCCTGGCAATGCTGGTGAGCGGCTGGCGCACCCTTGCCGGCGTGATGGCCATCGTTGCCGCGGGTATTATGTTGGTGCGACTTTACAATTGGAAAGGTTGGTTGACCCATAAAGAACCGCTGTTATGGGTGTTACATCTGTCGATTCTGTGGGTGCCGGTGGCGCTGGTTCTGTTGGCGGGCCATCTGTTGTTGGAATGGCCTTCAAACGCCTGGGCCCACGCTGCGGGCGCAGGCGCCATTGGCTGCCTGATATTCGGGGTTATAGCACGGGTAACCCTGGGCCACACCGGCCGGCCGCTGGTGCTGCCACGGGGTATGGTAACCGCCTTTGTATTGATCCAGCTGGCCGCGGTGGCAAGGGTGCTGACGGCCTTCAATATTCTGGGCTGGCACGCCGGTATTGGCGTCAGCACTCTGCTATGGCTGATCGCCTTTGGTATTTTCCTGTGGCGCTACACTCACATATTGGCTAGCCCACGGCCAGACGGCAAAATCGGGTAA
- a CDS encoding SirB2 family protein, which yields MTLKSIHMLTAYLTVTLFALRLLMDAVGRPGWRQTPLRWIPHANDTVLLASAISLVFVTPWMPLVHGWLTAKIILLVGYIIAGLFALKVSVDKRARIVAAVLALVQIAAIFYLATAKPILFS from the coding sequence ATGACTTTAAAAAGCATACACATGCTTACCGCGTATCTGACGGTGACGCTTTTCGCACTCCGCTTGCTGATGGATGCCGTGGGCCGCCCCGGTTGGCGACAAACGCCCTTGCGTTGGATTCCCCACGCTAACGACACGGTGCTGCTGGCCAGCGCTATCAGCCTGGTGTTTGTAACGCCGTGGATGCCGTTAGTCCATGGCTGGTTAACGGCCAAAATAATCTTGCTGGTGGGTTATATAATAGCCGGGCTGTTCGCTTTAAAAGTCAGCGTTGATAAGCGCGCACGCATCGTGGCAGCGGTGCTTGCACTGGTTCAGATAGCCGCAATATTTTACTTGGCGACCGCCAAGCCAATACTGTTCTCCTAA
- a CDS encoding sucrase ferredoxin, whose product MTAAPRKFCSIESAEIGDPLVGTGAHATRNLLISWPRAKWLRNLRQASDMPEEVLDLLNAIADDGRRVNLIHRQEQPTHHHRLVLMPEGRTYDVAREELAELLHAFDDGKSVERWRAGSVEGSLILCCTHGKKDKCCAKFGYRSYKALASAAQQCAYPFDVWESSHLGGCRLAASVMVFPARRKYGRLTTDDVPRLLQAEAEDRPYLPCYRGDSQLTPAEQCAQVAALQWLAARGNTARVWVEDALTDADGSRLRLPVRWQAGDQQGQLVVSCLESELIRHDTCADYQRDGAQPSRVWRAIQID is encoded by the coding sequence ATGACCGCCGCCCCAAGAAAGTTCTGTTCCATCGAAAGCGCCGAGATCGGCGACCCGCTAGTGGGCACTGGCGCGCATGCCACACGCAACCTGCTGATCAGCTGGCCGCGGGCCAAGTGGCTGCGCAACCTCCGCCAGGCCAGTGATATGCCGGAAGAGGTGCTCGACCTGCTCAACGCCATCGCCGACGACGGCCGTCGGGTGAATCTGATACATCGCCAGGAACAGCCAACTCATCACCATCGGTTGGTACTAATGCCGGAGGGTCGGACATACGACGTAGCGAGGGAAGAACTGGCCGAGCTACTGCACGCCTTCGACGATGGGAAATCAGTCGAACGCTGGCGAGCCGGCAGCGTCGAGGGATCGCTGATTCTTTGCTGCACCCACGGCAAGAAGGACAAGTGCTGCGCCAAGTTCGGTTACCGCAGCTACAAGGCGCTGGCCAGCGCCGCGCAGCAGTGTGCTTACCCCTTCGATGTCTGGGAGAGTTCCCACCTGGGTGGCTGTCGGCTCGCCGCCAGCGTCATGGTCTTCCCTGCGCGACGCAAGTACGGTCGCCTCACTACCGACGACGTGCCTCGCCTGTTACAGGCCGAGGCCGAGGATCGCCCCTACCTGCCCTGCTACCGCGGCGACTCGCAACTGACGCCCGCCGAGCAGTGCGCCCAGGTGGCGGCGCTTCAGTGGCTCGCGGCCCGCGGCAACACCGCCCGGGTTTGGGTCGAGGACGCACTGACCGATGCGGATGGCTCTCGCCTGCGGCTGCCAGTCCGCTGGCAGGCCGGTGACCAGCAGGGCCAGCTGGTGGTGAGCTGCCTTGAGAGCGAGCTGATACGTCACGACACCTGTGCCGACTACCAGCGCGACGGCGCCCAGCCCAGCCGTGTCTGGCGCGCCATTCAAATCGACTGA
- a CDS encoding ABC transporter ATP-binding protein, producing the protein MPPTPAKPPRLTGKALRAGYNSQHVLNGVDFAVDEGKLTVLLGPNGSGKSTLLKTLARTLVPSAGRVCLDGKDIHRRSTREVAQRLGILPQGPSAPEGLTVRQLVGMGRFPHQRWWRQDAEQDARAIREAMVYADVTDFAERSVDALSGGQRQRCWIAMILAQDTDLILLDEPTTFLDLKVQVDLLELLVLLAHDKGRTLLVVLHDLNLAAAYADILVMMRQGRIEHSGPPETIFTSAHLKQVFDLDAHVIRDPHTQRLLCVPSLTGTTPISQVVSGIAHGGSRPVTTMSRR; encoded by the coding sequence ATGCCCCCGACACCCGCCAAGCCGCCTCGACTGACGGGCAAAGCCCTGCGTGCCGGTTACAACTCCCAGCATGTGCTAAACGGCGTCGATTTTGCGGTAGACGAGGGCAAGCTGACGGTACTGCTCGGCCCAAACGGTAGCGGAAAGTCAACACTGCTGAAGACACTGGCGCGCACCCTGGTGCCCAGCGCCGGACGCGTCTGTCTCGATGGCAAAGACATCCACCGCCGCAGTACACGCGAGGTGGCACAGCGTCTGGGTATCTTACCGCAGGGCCCTTCCGCACCGGAGGGCCTGACGGTCAGGCAACTGGTCGGTATGGGGCGCTTTCCCCACCAGCGATGGTGGCGACAGGATGCCGAGCAGGATGCGCGCGCCATTCGCGAGGCAATGGTCTACGCCGATGTCACTGACTTTGCCGAGCGCAGTGTCGACGCGCTCTCCGGTGGACAGCGCCAGCGCTGCTGGATCGCTATGATCCTGGCTCAGGACACAGATTTGATCCTGCTCGACGAGCCGACGACCTTTCTCGATCTGAAGGTCCAGGTGGACCTCCTGGAGCTACTGGTTCTGCTCGCTCACGACAAGGGACGCACACTGCTGGTGGTACTACACGACCTCAATCTGGCCGCGGCCTATGCCGACATTCTGGTAATGATGCGCCAGGGCCGTATCGAACATAGCGGGCCACCGGAAACGATCTTTACTAGCGCCCATCTCAAGCAAGTCTTCGACCTTGATGCGCATGTCATTCGCGATCCGCATACTCAGCGCCTGCTCTGCGTGCCCAGCCTGACGGGTACCACGCCGATTTCCCAGGTGGTGTCCGGGATCGCGCATGGCGGATCCCGTCCCGTTACCACGATGAGTCGCCGATGA
- a CDS encoding iron ABC transporter permease, which translates to MTRPLTLTPSIDATVAAGRARYTSLLGLLGLVLLSSMGLSLSLGSFPTSFPEILHALATPQDSDIAFIVWELRLPRLLLAVLVGAALAVAGAILQGMVRNPLASPDVIGITSGAALAAVTFLALFGTTLSIHWLPAAALIGALFAALLLFLLAWKGGVAPSRLVLVGIGLSAAMGALTTLLIVISDDAVAMTAYVWLTGSLYAAQWQDVLGMLPWVLVAVPLCLAYARHIDAMALGDAVAQGLGVNLLRSRLVMVACSVALAGAAVAFAGGLSFVGLIAPHIASRLVGRGFARLVPAAALVGALIVLYADLLGRVAFLPKDLPAGIFVSGVGAPFFVFLLHRTRH; encoded by the coding sequence ATGACCCGCCCCTTGACTCTGACCCCTTCGATCGACGCCACCGTCGCTGCCGGCCGGGCGCGCTACACGAGCCTCTTGGGCCTGCTAGGGTTGGTATTACTGTCCAGCATGGGCCTGTCGCTTAGCCTCGGCAGCTTTCCCACCTCGTTCCCGGAAATCCTGCACGCATTGGCGACACCGCAGGACAGCGATATCGCCTTTATCGTCTGGGAGCTGCGTCTGCCGCGCCTCCTGCTGGCCGTGCTGGTGGGCGCGGCCCTGGCCGTGGCCGGTGCCATCCTCCAAGGTATGGTGCGCAACCCGCTGGCCTCCCCCGATGTGATCGGCATCACCAGCGGCGCCGCCTTGGCCGCCGTGACCTTCCTGGCGTTGTTCGGCACCACTCTGAGCATCCATTGGCTGCCGGCCGCCGCGCTGATCGGTGCACTGTTTGCTGCCCTGCTACTGTTCCTGCTGGCGTGGAAGGGGGGTGTTGCTCCCTCGCGCCTGGTGCTGGTCGGCATCGGGCTGTCCGCCGCCATGGGCGCCCTGACCACTCTGTTGATCGTGATCAGCGACGATGCCGTTGCTATGACCGCCTACGTATGGCTAACCGGTAGCCTCTACGCCGCTCAGTGGCAGGACGTGTTGGGCATGCTGCCCTGGGTGCTGGTGGCGGTACCGTTGTGTTTGGCCTATGCACGGCATATAGATGCCATGGCGCTCGGTGACGCAGTGGCCCAGGGGCTCGGCGTGAACCTGTTGCGCAGCCGGCTGGTAATGGTGGCCTGCAGCGTGGCCCTGGCGGGCGCAGCCGTGGCCTTCGCCGGAGGGCTCAGCTTCGTGGGCCTGATCGCTCCGCATATCGCTTCCCGCCTGGTGGGCCGAGGATTCGCCCGGCTGGTACCCGCCGCCGCCCTGGTGGGTGCACTGATCGTGCTCTACGCCGACCTGCTCGGCCGGGTGGCCTTTCTCCCCAAAGACCTCCCCGCCGGCATTTTCGTCTCGGGGGTGGGCGCGCCCTTCTTCGTTTTTCTGCTGCATCGTACCCGCCACTAG
- a CDS encoding iron ABC transporter permease: MLIGRFYRGLGLLLGLILVAAAFVASVILGTTEIAWPTFFEALTHYDPSRVAHIILFTERLPRAVIATLVGASLAIAGALMQTITGNPLASPSILGINAGAMFFVVIAVSLLPLHTPADYVWAALLGALVAACLVVLLSRGRHGELAPLRVVLAGVAVTAMFVSFSQGLLIIDRQSFESVLYWLAGSVSGRELSQVVPLLPLFGGALLLCALLVRHANALLLGDDIVKGLGMRVGTIKLLLGLVVILLAGSSVALAGMIGFVGLIVPHMAREIFGVDHRWLLPACALLGAGLLLLADVASRFLMAPQDVPVGVMTALIGTPFFIHLARRKPA; this comes from the coding sequence ATGCTGATTGGCCGTTTTTACCGGGGCCTGGGACTGCTGCTGGGTCTGATTCTGGTCGCCGCGGCTTTCGTGGCAAGCGTCATTCTGGGCACTACCGAAATCGCCTGGCCCACTTTTTTCGAGGCGCTTACTCACTACGACCCCAGCCGGGTCGCGCATATCATCCTGTTCACGGAGCGCCTGCCGCGGGCGGTCATCGCCACCCTGGTCGGCGCAAGCCTGGCCATAGCCGGCGCCCTGATGCAGACCATTACCGGCAACCCTCTGGCCTCGCCGAGCATACTGGGGATCAATGCCGGAGCTATGTTTTTCGTGGTGATCGCGGTCTCTCTATTGCCCCTCCATACCCCCGCCGACTACGTTTGGGCAGCGTTGCTGGGAGCCCTGGTAGCGGCCTGCCTGGTGGTGCTACTGAGTCGCGGCCGTCATGGGGAGCTGGCGCCGCTGCGAGTGGTGTTGGCGGGGGTAGCCGTCACCGCCATGTTCGTCTCGTTCAGCCAGGGCCTGCTTATCATCGACCGCCAGAGCTTCGAGAGCGTGCTGTACTGGCTGGCCGGTTCCGTCTCCGGCCGTGAGCTGTCGCAGGTGGTGCCATTGCTGCCGCTCTTCGGTGGCGCCCTGCTGCTGTGTGCCCTGCTCGTCAGGCACGCCAATGCCCTGTTGCTGGGCGATGACATAGTCAAGGGCCTGGGCATGCGCGTCGGCACCATTAAGCTGTTGCTAGGCCTGGTGGTGATCCTGCTGGCTGGTAGTTCGGTGGCGCTGGCAGGCATGATCGGCTTCGTTGGCCTAATTGTGCCGCATATGGCGAGAGAGATTTTCGGCGTCGACCACCGCTGGCTGCTGCCGGCCTGCGCCCTTCTGGGAGCGGGCCTGCTGCTGCTGGCTGATGTGGCCTCGCGCTTCCTGATGGCCCCACAGGATGTGCCAGTGGGTGTGATGACCGCGCTGATCGGCACGCCTTTTTTCATCCATCTCGCGCGTAGGAAACCGGCCTGA
- a CDS encoding iron-siderophore ABC transporter substrate-binding protein produces MTMPLTDYLADRFGRKRIYRLGLWCTRAGLLVGLALGPSALAANAPQSGRSVANAFGDTHISAPPQRVVTLYQGATDSAVALGITPVGVVDSWLEKPMYRYLREALAGVEHVGLETQPNLEKVAWLAPDLIVATRFRHERVRPLLEQIASTVVTGTVFDFKASLTLMAQATGREARARALIRQWDDRVADFRRQIADTLGDDWPQKAAVVRFKSDHVRLYSTGFAGSILDELGYEQPGAVDDQGWGMKLTSEENIPVLNADVIFVLLEPDDPAIARNYRHWASHPLWQRLDAVQDDRVFEVDAVTWIMGGGILAANAMLDSLYVHYGLDNPNRLSMPTPAMRACDADITKVPKPRDEGAAAC; encoded by the coding sequence ATGACCATGCCGCTAACCGACTACCTGGCCGACCGCTTCGGCCGCAAGCGTATATATCGGCTGGGCCTGTGGTGCACCAGAGCCGGGCTGCTGGTCGGCCTGGCGCTGGGGCCCAGCGCTCTCGCCGCGAATGCGCCCCAGAGCGGGCGCAGCGTCGCCAATGCCTTCGGTGACACCCATATCTCCGCCCCCCCGCAGCGGGTCGTCACCCTCTACCAGGGGGCGACGGACAGCGCGGTAGCGCTCGGCATCACCCCAGTGGGCGTCGTTGACTCCTGGCTGGAGAAACCCATGTATCGCTATCTGCGCGAGGCTCTGGCCGGCGTCGAGCACGTCGGCCTGGAGACCCAGCCCAACCTGGAGAAGGTGGCCTGGCTGGCCCCCGACCTGATCGTGGCCACGCGCTTTCGTCACGAGCGGGTTCGGCCGCTGTTGGAGCAAATAGCCTCCACGGTGGTCACCGGCACCGTCTTCGACTTCAAGGCCAGCCTGACGCTGATGGCGCAGGCCACCGGCCGCGAGGCCCGGGCCCGAGCATTGATACGGCAGTGGGACGACCGGGTGGCCGATTTTCGCCGGCAGATCGCCGACACTTTGGGCGATGATTGGCCGCAGAAGGCCGCCGTGGTGCGCTTTAAGAGCGACCATGTGCGTCTTTACTCCACGGGGTTCGCCGGCTCGATCCTCGATGAGCTGGGCTACGAGCAGCCGGGCGCCGTAGATGACCAGGGCTGGGGAATGAAGCTGACGAGTGAGGAGAACATTCCCGTCCTGAACGCCGACGTTATTTTCGTGCTGCTGGAGCCGGACGACCCCGCCATCGCTCGGAACTATCGACACTGGGCCTCTCACCCCCTCTGGCAGCGACTGGATGCCGTGCAGGATGACCGCGTCTTCGAGGTGGATGCGGTGACCTGGATCATGGGCGGCGGCATCCTGGCCGCCAACGCGATGCTCGATAGCCTCTATGTCCACTACGGACTGGATAACCCCAACAGGCTTTCGATGCCTACGCCGGCCATGCGGGCTTGCGACGCCGATATCACCAAAGTGCCCAAGCCCCGCGACGAGGGGGCCGCCGCATGCTGA